gttctgaacgttttgaattttatattttcaaatttgaaacacgatagtttttaattttcaatttactaaTTGTGAACATTTGAAATAgaaattattcaactttgaacgttttgaattataagtgtttaaatttgaaatatgacagtttttaatgtttcaatttactataattattcaaattttagagctcttaatttttaattgtctaatttacaaagtttcaacttgtaattactattttattgaaaacattctaaatttatgatcgttcaattttcaatcattaaaagactttcttttaattctaaaatgTAATGACTAGCGCGATTGTCTAAAGGTTTAGATATGTTTAGTTCTCGTTTAATCTGTCGTCAAATCTAAAAATGTAGATCATTAAATCTAAGGATGGATTAAGTAAACAGTGCAAAGCccgataaacttaaaaaatgttgaaaattttagggggtaatagtaattttcaaaatggtgaaaacctgttttttatgGATAGTTTTCTGTAGAACGATGAAAAAACTCAAAATACTAATCTTATCATACCTACATTGAAGTCTTTATAACgttattacaataatttattatcattactaAACTTGAATGTTAATCATTAATTTTGGATACATGGATTCCATACATATATTAGAGTGGTTCTTATTTGTACTttggtggaattttttttagaatttctctaCTCTCATTCATTAGTTTtgttcaaatgttgaaaaaaatacatataccTCCAAATTTGAGCCACATCGCGCAAGGACTATGAAGTTTCTGATTGACTTAAAATGGGAAAAAGTTAGCAATAATATGTTACAGATAATTCCGTGTTTCAGTATATTGGTTCCCCAAAGTACAGTAAATGGGTCCCCAAAGAATACCCCATATatgagagaaattttcaattttgcgtAATATTGTGGTTTATTAacgcttttttaatattttttttatccataaatacTCATTAGGCGGTAAGCTAAGAATACTCAGTAATTTGTGAACtattattcaattgtttaaacaattttaatttgattaaaaaatttgtttaattcaagtaAGTCTCGaaattaacgtattttttaaagtttattatgaTTTCTTTTATCAGTGACaacaatgaaataatttgtttaaacagttttacaattatttaaataataagtgtttGCATTTAAAGCATTTACATTTCAACTAGTTATCAATTAGTCATCcctaattaaataatatatgattttttatctaattttccaACCTGAGTATAAGAGCATTCTGAAGatgaaaatattgttatattcccttatgaaaaaatgttgcacAACATTCAACGTAGGCTGAGAACAACACCCAGAATGCTTTTCATATGATGGCTTTCCTAAATTTTTTCCACGATTATCAGCATATTTTTTATATGcacatgtattttataaaaaataattttaggatttatatttcattatgCCTTAGTTAATATAAGCAGTGTGCTCCTTAACATGTGATTACAACAGAAAGTAACCCGTTTCAGTAACCCGTGGTTTAGTAATTTCTAAAACTGCTGGTccatgcagtttctcaggggttgggggggggggggggggggggggggcggttgtGAATCTTGCTTGAAAAACACCAGCAGCGTAATGGAAAGGCGCTTTGGGCGGCTACTCAGTCGAGTGTATTGCGCAATaatatgcattccaattggaaactgtTCAAGCGTACGTGACTCTTCACGTTTAGATTACCCCCAATTAGTAACAAGGCTATATGTGCAAGCAACCCTCGACACTGTTACTAAACCGAGAGTTGGGTGCACTTTTCATAAATATCAAGAGATTTATGTACTTCCATATGAGTGGTCcaaaatgaatcatttatttatattttctctaCATTTTGCAACAAggctttcaatatttaaaaatattatttattcctatactgatcctttttgattaaaactttcgTAATAAGAAGTCCCTGAAATAACGAATCAGCACTTTAACGAGAATTGTTGCTCATTACTTTTCTGACTAAGAGAGTCATCAGGACTCCCTGCAAACTTTTGGAGCTAGATAGTAATATCAAAATGATGATAAGGTCATTTTCGACGTCGATGACTTCACAAATCATAAGTATAAAGATAGGAGGAGCCTGGTGTCTGGCGATATACACTATACAGTATCCCTTTCTTGGCACTCTGCTATTGTTTTTCTCGTCACACTTCTGCGATGAGAAATCCCTCAACGAGAATTGAACGACGGACTCATAAAACAGAGATCTCCCTGTAGTACGTGCCAGTTCGCTCATCGCTGTCAGTGTTCCTTCCAGTTCCCTCTGATGAGGAGCAAGCATCCGAATCTGAACATAGTGCTCCACAAACTACAACCTCAGTGATTTAGTTTTGAGAAACATTTTACTGCtgagttaaaaaaagaaactagtgATTCTCAAAAGCTCGATATAGAACTTTTGGAATTTCGTGGAACGTGGAATTTTCGTATTACTGAAAAATACGAACCGAATGAGGCTGAGAAGAAGAGGCAAAGCTCATTGCCTGGGTAAAGCAGACGAAGTTGATCTTCTCGGCGATAAGGTCGAGAAGACGAACGCCAGGAAATatacaagaagacaaattttcgaaatactttttgaaaattgcttcGGTTAGTTATGTTTCTTTTCAGCAATGCATAAATAGAATATATAAGCTCACGTATGCTCGAATTATAACCGTTAAAGAAATTATGCATCATTAATTTCCTccttttgtattgttttatattaGTTATTGATATTAGATACTGATACATTTTCTATTATCTTCGGAATAAAAAGTTGACCTACTACAACGAAAAACACAGattaaaatgcatatatttagAGACTATTTAAACTTCCTGAAAATACTTTCGATTCTTTTGTacagtgcattaattttaattgGTTTAGAAAGTACATTAATACGTCTATCTATATAAAAAACACAAATGATATACAATACATAAATAGAGTTGAATGATGAGAAAACCTTACTAGGTTTGATaagtaaaatttgaaactatGACAGCTATTTAAAGATCAGAGCTATGAATGAACATGTCTGGACTTTACCCGGTATCCatataaaacaataaacataAGTATAATGATTATAGAAAACAGAACGAAAACAAAATCTTAGAAAGTGATAGCTCAGATTATTATAACTTAAACACCAGAACATCATAAAATAATTCACTcttgtgaaaaaaatgataattggaGACATTGGAAgccaaatttgattaatttttatactataaaagaaaattcttagtcTTAATTgaagttataaatatttactcgttttatatttatattgtggaagtaattattACCATACGTGATcaaatccaaaaaatgtaataaatctgAAATCACAAAATACGatttaattttcagatactttaataataaaaaaaatatttgcaagttttctaattttagtatcttttttaattaaactagaatattttcctttgtaaaaataaaaaataaagtaagtttaacaatattttattatttcaggcTGCAATAAAATGTCTGCAATACCACAGGGAACATTTGCAGTACGTAAAGTGCGCCAAAACAATAATCGAGTGTTTTTAACATCGAAATTAGAAAATAAAGAGGAAGGGAAAAATTATTCCTATCCCAAATCTCCGCAAGAAGGTAAaagataatttaagtttttatttacacTATAACAAAATCATCTTGTTTTACTGCTCTCTTGATTAAATTTTATCAGTCGAGAGGCTATAAATGTTATactggaaaagaaaaaaaaagcctTTCTTGATAATACATAATATAATTTCAAGAACAAGAACTTTCTGACTAAAATAACGTGGAATAAATCTAATGTTACTTTCTTGccagatgaaaatttgaattcatttttctaatgtattctaaaatatatttaataaataataagctcaattaaatttatagaacTAATAGATGGATGCAATCTTCTTACAGGAATGGAACTGACACCGTTACAATATAACAGTAAATTGATGAACAGCATTTGGGGATTATACAATCGTTATTCAGtgcataatttcaaaaaaattattggtgCTAACGAAGGGGTTCTTACGGCGGCTTGGGGGGTTGTTTTTCAAAACAGCCCTCCTACTACGGTCTTAGTTAACAAGGCCGCCGTAAAAAAGACTCAGATTCTTGGAACTGAAAAATGGTATTAAAGTTGCAGGAATGCAGAGTTAAAGATAAGAAATCAAATTATTGAGTCTTGCGTTTATAAATAAAGTGGAAATGGTGTCTTTCAGAATGTAACAGAAAGAAACAATTTTACGTTTTTATGAAAAGACTTTATGTCTAATTTATGTTTAACAAGTTTTACTTACACATATTCATGACTGAAATCTGAAGAATAAagactttaaagaaaaatacctAGTTTCACTTATTTCTCCTTTTGATTAAAGcatgtattttttacattaaattcatttaatttgcatGTTCTAGTAATAATCAAGTTTCTGATAACAATTGTACTATATTTATCAGCTCActtttgtttcttatttattgTAGATGTTATATTTACTTTGTTACAATTATATCCCAGGGCAACTCAATAcctttagtatttaaaaaaatggaatcataaGAAACGTCTattcaacagattaaaaaaaaaataataaaaaggatcAGATTATTGACTCGGTCTTCCATCTTTACAATTGAcgaaattcatttgaaataaaaaaaaatagtgtatgAAGTTTATCTGAGTTATTCTTGGAAAAGTGTTGCAAAACTTTCTAAATaatctcaatatttttttgaacatttattactatttttgttttaaaataatttaaataactaaaGACATCGGAAGATCTTTTATTCCAAAGCTGAAATTTCAAAAGTCAAAACataattatcaaaattgaaaGTAGGGCAAATGTACCGATTACCGtgatattcaaataattataagcTTCATACTCAGAGTAAAATATTCAGAAGATCATTTCATCTATCAGTTTAAACGTCATTAACAATGTTATACATAAAATAACGTCAGTTTTTACAATAGAACCTATAAATAAGCAGTAATAGAGGCACAGTAATAAACACACATCACtcacattttattttaagatatagATTAAAcataaagtcaattttctattatctcatattttttcttaactaaTATAATGTTAAGGGTAATAATAGAACCCCACTTACATCATGCTTCTATTGTTGATACGTTCGTATGTATAACAGTAAAATCGAACGTAATAGAGACGCAATAAAAGGTACACAGTTTTCTGTTAATCCGCAGTAATATGTATCCGTACGTTCAAGCAcagattttatctaaaattttaacatttttttatattgatttattttctcgTTTTTATTACTGTTTTACTTTCTCATCACAATAAGAAGCTATTGGTTTTACGTGAAAATTGAGTTTCGCCGAGTTCATCAAACTTCGACGTCTCAGGACTCcctgattgaaaaaataaattttactctggtgcattagaaataaaaaattccattttccggCTAAACCGTGAAAAATAAAACACTATTAAGAAGATTGTTCATCtcaaaaaggtctacaaattttctagaaacaatTTTTGACATACATACATAGTTTTTGTTATAATTGTGAAAagacaaaaatatgtaaatagaaaaattctttatttatcaaaaacaaattttgtttatgtaGACTCTCCAAAAACTCGTCTAAAATAGATCTACAAATGTTCTTTAAGTACATGCTTTTCAATACAAATGCCATAgttttcatttgatttcaaattctgtcaaaacataaaaaatgcgtgTTTTTAAGAATACAGCgaacaatatgtaaaaatattaaaaagaaaaatgtttaaaaaacgtaCAGGGCTACGATCGAGTGACTTTTTCGgcttatttggaaaaattttaaacttcttgaaaaaaatgcgGCTAAAGGACTTTTTCCGTTTTTCTCATAAGtttgttaataataatgttaatcaTACTGAGAATTCCAAACTTGAAAATCAAAACGTAAAAAATAGTACCAATTTCATTGTCAACAtcaggatttaaataatttctcttgaaatctttataattagaaatttttaaattctgatctTGAATCCGAAAAAACGGGGTTTATAATAGTGCCCGTTGTAGTTGTTGTATCGTTGTCATATGTATCCTAGATAACTTTTGGAAGACTAATCGCAATGGGTTGCGTTTTGGCACACGTATTTAGGGAACAAAAAGAAAAGTCGAATTCGTCATTaagccttttttgttaaaaaatataaaaaatgaaaattgtacattaaaaaaaaagcatttttttctcaTCAACTAGGCTATATCAACTTGTCCAGAGTAGCGTTAGACAATACAAAAACGTTTTATTTGTACTCATGTCCATAATAGACCGTTTAGGTGggaaataacattcaaaataaaaaacttaaattaattaaacaaatgcattattcgagcatttttcgatggaaaaattcgtctttttcaacgccagcccatttaatttgaaacttcatgataatttcagcaacattcataattagttgataaattgtatgattttttcaaacaaaataatccttttagttttagtttcttattcatttaattgttttaataaggTTGCAGCTTGAGGATCAAGTAGAATTAAACTTTATCTTCGACTTTTGTCTATTCTACATCCTGAAGGTGCTATCTATTAAAACAATGAAATCAATAATAGACTAGGACTGAACTGACatgaaaaaaacgcttttttaataTTGACGAATGCTTAaggataatgcatttgtttataaaatgcgTGGAAATAagtataatacatattttttaaattaaaattatttcttgaaaaaaagattctactccatcttcactccattgggaatcgaaccacaaaacttctgatttccggtcaggtgcttttccaattaagctattagagggatcagaataagaactcttaattcaagaacataacgctaatttttagctagatgttaatggtacaagtaattattaaaattttttttaaatttatctgctatatcattagagattgtaccttaccgacagtagatcaaccctccaaacaatgaaggcagaaaatatacacaatatcgatcaagtcaatatgatcgatattgtgtagattttctgccttcattgtttggagggttgatctactgtcggtaaggtacaatctctgatgatacagcagataaatttaaaaaaattttaaataatacatattATCAGTCAATTATGAATGTTCATGACATTAATATAAAGTTCACAGTTAGAAGGATTAACATTGTAAAAatcatgtacctgaagttccgaagttcaaatgaacgaaatatttttccacatttctatttttcccataaatattgtttcaactgtAATTTGAAATATGCATTCTAATTCTTTTCCAAtacaaataaacaaacatttagcACTTTTCCGTCGGTAAATGCATAaagaatgtatttatttattaaatgtgttcaaaaaatcatataattataaaataatatactgTTTCCatccaaatttcttgaaatgtaacttaaaaatttaaaaagattgaaaattatgaaGCACACTTccaaaaatgatttgtttaaaacaaatttttttatttattatatcatccctaccgaaaagaatctttgagtatatactaaaaattctttaggtcaaagaatctcaaagaaattctccgcaggcactcaggtagatatttttaaaggtccaggaagcttgtttaaatggtctgaaggctttaaaatatcctttccgaaattgaaataagaatacgatcataaataactagcagagaggctatctcaatagagtagtcgacactcaagggtcctttgttaagttttcggattgaaatttagaagtagattttttttaatttcatagttaacagcctaaaacataataattcggaatctgtaggtttcgatgacttcagatatctaactttttctttttaatgcttaaaattggaattaatagaacgtttctcgtaaatggaatgagatacgccaaaaaagacaacatttttgaattcaactagaaaattgtatatcagtatataagttataattataaataagtataataagaaaattcatcaattaaaaaaaagtgttaataatttgaagagaaatttaaaaagggagagcagATTAGCCACGACCagctactgtaaataactctattgagatagcctctctgctcgttatttatgatcgtattcttatttcaatttcggaaaggatattttaaagccttcagacaatttaaacgagcttcctggacctttaaaaatatctacccgagtgcctgcggagaatttctttgagattctttgacctaaagaatttttagtatatactcaaagattcttttcgttAGGGGATgaccaaacattttcaactaatttttctcT
This DNA window, taken from Belonocnema kinseyi isolate 2016_QV_RU_SX_M_011 chromosome 9, B_treatae_v1, whole genome shotgun sequence, encodes the following:
- the LOC117179330 gene encoding uncharacterized protein LOC117179330 gives rise to the protein MRLRRRGKAHCLGKADEVDLLGDKVEKTNARKYTRRQIFEILFENCFGCNKMSAIPQGTFAVRKVRQNNNRVFLTSKLENKEEGKNYSYPKSPQEGMELTPLQYNSKLMNSIWGLYNRYSVHNFKKIIGANEGVLTAAWGVVFQNSPPTTVLVNKAAVKKTQILGTEKWY